The following are encoded together in the Tatumella ptyseos genome:
- the tolA gene encoding cell envelope integrity protein TolA, translating into MSKLTEQNDKLKRAVIISIALHVVLVAILIISSMNEHIETSSGGGGGSDIDAVMVDPGAVVEQYNASKQSQSDTKTQQANQAAAQAKAKAAEQAKEAAEQAKQAKAEAAEQAKQAAAQAKAEAAEQAKQAAAQAKAEAAEQAKQAAAQAKAEAAEQAKQAAAQAKAEAAEQAKQAAAQAKAEAAEQAKQAAAQAKAEATEQAKQAAAQAKADAAEQAKQAAAQAKADAAEQAKQAAAEAKAKAAQEAKAQAAAEAKAKAAQEAKAQAAAEAKAKAAQEAKSQAAAEAKAKAAQEAKAQAAAEAKAKAAQEAKAQAAAEAKAKAAQEAKAQAAAEAKAKAAQEAKAQAAAEAKAKAAQEAKAQAAAEAKAKAAQEAKEKADAKAKAAAEAKAAKAKAAKNDAALDDLLGGLSSGKNAPKSAASGGASGAGHQKNAGVSNAAIQSYLGQVQSAIQSKFYDSDNYAGKQCSVRIKLAPDGLLISAASAGGDPALCQAALTASRMAQIPKPPSQEIWAQVKDAVITFKPGQ; encoded by the coding sequence GTGTCGAAGTTAACGGAACAAAACGATAAGTTAAAAAGAGCCGTGATCATCTCCATAGCGCTACATGTTGTATTAGTCGCTATACTGATCATCAGCTCAATGAATGAACATATCGAAACAAGCTCTGGCGGTGGTGGCGGCAGCGATATCGATGCCGTGATGGTCGATCCTGGAGCTGTAGTCGAACAATATAACGCGTCAAAGCAGAGTCAGTCCGACACTAAGACCCAACAAGCTAACCAGGCAGCAGCTCAAGCGAAAGCTAAGGCCGCTGAACAGGCTAAAGAAGCCGCAGAACAAGCTAAGCAAGCCAAAGCTGAGGCGGCAGAGCAAGCGAAGCAAGCGGCGGCCCAAGCCAAAGCTGAGGCGGCAGAGCAGGCGAAGCAAGCGGCGGCCCAAGCCAAAGCTGAGGCGGCAGAGCAAGCGAAGCAAGCGGCGGCCCAAGCGAAAGCTGAGGCGGCAGAGCAAGCGAAGCAAGCGGCAGCCCAAGCGAAAGCTGAGGCGGCAGAGCAGGCTAAGCAAGCGGCAGCCCAAGCGAAAGCTGAGGCGGCAGAGCAAGCTAAGCAAGCGGCAGCCCAAGCGAAAGCTGAGGCGACAGAGCAAGCGAAGCAAGCGGCTGCCCAAGCGAAAGCTGACGCGGCAGAGCAAGCGAAGCAAGCGGCTGCCCAAGCGAAAGCTGACGCGGCAGAGCAAGCGAAACAAGCCGCTGCAGAGGCAAAAGCGAAAGCTGCGCAAGAGGCTAAGGCTCAAGCTGCAGCAGAGGCAAAAGCGAAAGCTGCGCAAGAGGCTAAGGCTCAAGCTGCAGCAGAGGCAAAAGCTAAAGCAGCGCAAGAGGCTAAGTCTCAAGCTGCAGCAGAGGCAAAAGCCAAAGCAGCGCAAGAGGCTAAGGCTCAAGCTGCGGCAGAGGCAAAAGCCAAAGCAGCGCAAGAGGCTAAGGCTCAAGCTGCAGCAGAAGCTAAAGCCAAAGCAGCGCAAGAGGCTAAGGCTCAAGCTGCAGCAGAAGCTAAAGCCAAAGCAGCGCAAGAGGCTAAGGCTCAAGCTGCAGCAGAGGCAAAAGCGAAAGCTGCGCAAGAAGCTAAAGCTCAAGCTGCAGCAGAGGCGAAAGCTAAAGCTGCGCAAGAAGCTAAAGAAAAAGCTGATGCAAAAGCTAAAGCTGCTGCCGAAGCTAAAGCAGCTAAAGCCAAGGCCGCGAAAAATGATGCTGCACTTGATGATCTGTTAGGTGGATTATCTTCAGGTAAAAATGCACCGAAATCAGCTGCGAGTGGCGGAGCTTCTGGGGCTGGACACCAGAAGAATGCTGGCGTTTCCAACGCTGCAATCCAGAGCTACTTAGGTCAAGTACAAAGCGCGATTCAGAGTAAATTCTATGACTCTGATAATTACGCGGGCAAACAATGTTCAGTGAGAATTAAGTTGGCACCTGATGGGTTATTGATCTCCGCGGCCTCAGCAGGGGGGGATCCAGCACTGTGTCAAGCCGCACTGACAGCATCGAGGATGGCTCAGATTCCTAAACCGCCGAGCCAA